One genomic window of Candidatus Deferrimicrobium sp. includes the following:
- a CDS encoding M23 family metallopeptidase translates to MSGDHLFTFRVGYAGRSLEIRVGRTAAMVAASVLGVLFVLLTQGIYDIRDNISKLHELRALRERVSEQNLSLYHLDAKFEGLSAEVERLRAMDNRIRSLVMANDSLRKNSSRGVGGAETPEVSAANRLDKLLDLKFDRMKKELLVDVNDLDVLGETLDSRRLLLESVPGGWPVRGILSSVFGVRISPFTQTPVFHHGLDIVAQTGAPVLASASGVVVKSGYEAQYGNVVVVDHGAGYRSVYAHMSSSSVEEGAFVNRGEEVGKVGSTGRSTGPHLHYEVRVNGLPVNPARFLN, encoded by the coding sequence TTGTCCGGGGATCACCTGTTCACATTCCGCGTCGGGTATGCCGGTCGATCCCTGGAGATCCGGGTCGGGCGCACCGCCGCGATGGTCGCCGCCTCCGTTCTCGGGGTCCTCTTCGTCCTTCTGACCCAGGGAATCTACGATATCCGCGACAACATATCGAAATTGCATGAGTTGCGGGCCTTGCGCGAACGGGTGTCCGAACAGAACCTCTCTCTTTACCATCTCGACGCCAAGTTCGAAGGGTTGTCGGCCGAGGTCGAGCGGCTCCGCGCCATGGACAACCGGATCCGGTCGCTGGTGATGGCGAACGACTCCCTCCGGAAGAATTCGTCCCGCGGAGTCGGCGGGGCGGAGACTCCCGAGGTGTCGGCTGCGAACCGGCTCGACAAGCTCCTCGATCTCAAGTTCGACCGGATGAAGAAAGAACTCCTGGTCGACGTGAACGATCTCGACGTCCTCGGCGAAACCCTCGACAGCCGCAGGCTGCTCCTCGAAAGCGTTCCGGGCGGCTGGCCCGTGCGGGGGATCCTGTCCTCCGTGTTCGGGGTGCGTATCTCCCCGTTCACCCAAACCCCGGTCTTCCACCATGGCCTGGACATCGTCGCGCAGACGGGGGCGCCGGTCCTGGCGTCGGCCTCGGGGGTCGTGGTGAAGAGCGGCTACGAGGCCCAGTACGGGAACGTCGTCGTGGTCGACCACGGGGCGGGGTACCGATCCGTCTATGCCCACATGTCGTCATCCAGCGTTGAAGAGGGGGCGTTCGTCAACAGGGGAGAGGAAGTAGGGAAAGTCGGTTCCACGGGGCGTTCCACAGGGCCCCACCTGCACTACGAGGTCCGCGTGAACGGCCTCCCGGTGAACCCCGCGCGCTTCCTGAACTGA